One stretch of Fictibacillus sp. b24 DNA includes these proteins:
- a CDS encoding DUF4317 domain-containing protein, giving the protein MNKKDIAQIRKQFKKENDLLKISSIFNVYITKESSEIYHHVSQPFEMLDAEQQELFFNNFKKLLGGNLDEKLFELKFKRDAENNSQLILHQGLLASDTEDWKERMLQMVGKMLLNRQYEKDIVITFIKGEYYKPTKRKNDEAEISERDAVYSFPFILCSINNTQEPKKELLFDYVEKEFKYNFVVDPVINLNAPIGGFLFPCFSDNAADVNHILYSAGKVHEPDYEFIVDVLNGEEIMTAKDDKIVFEEIIKDVTRDQLNTSTLSNVYEEINRMIEENEEEEHPRLDSKDVERVLKASGVEDISVEKVESAFQKVIDDDKYEIKASSVVPKYNSKSIKIDTKVAKISISPQDLRYVKQVQLSGKRYLMIEVEEDTVIEGFTMIPEAFGEKVEK; this is encoded by the coding sequence ATGAATAAAAAAGATATCGCTCAAATACGAAAACAGTTCAAAAAAGAAAATGATTTGCTCAAAATCTCCAGCATATTTAATGTGTATATCACGAAAGAATCAAGCGAGATCTATCATCACGTGAGTCAGCCTTTTGAGATGCTAGATGCTGAGCAGCAAGAACTCTTTTTCAATAACTTTAAAAAATTGCTTGGTGGAAATCTCGATGAAAAGCTCTTTGAACTTAAATTCAAAAGGGATGCTGAAAATAACAGCCAGCTCATTCTGCATCAAGGACTGCTTGCAAGTGATACGGAAGACTGGAAAGAGCGCATGCTTCAAATGGTGGGGAAAATGCTTTTAAACAGGCAATATGAAAAGGATATTGTTATTACCTTTATTAAGGGAGAATACTATAAGCCGACAAAGCGCAAAAATGATGAGGCGGAGATTAGTGAACGAGATGCGGTCTATTCCTTCCCCTTTATTTTGTGCAGCATAAACAATACTCAAGAACCGAAGAAAGAACTGCTCTTTGATTATGTGGAAAAAGAGTTTAAGTACAATTTCGTGGTAGATCCTGTTATTAATCTTAATGCGCCGATCGGAGGATTTCTCTTCCCTTGTTTCAGTGATAATGCGGCAGACGTGAACCATATCCTGTATTCAGCAGGCAAAGTTCATGAGCCCGATTATGAATTCATAGTGGACGTTTTAAATGGCGAAGAAATCATGACGGCGAAAGACGATAAGATCGTGTTTGAAGAAATTATTAAAGACGTAACGCGAGATCAATTAAATACATCCACTCTCTCCAATGTGTATGAAGAGATTAATCGGATGATCGAAGAAAATGAAGAGGAAGAACACCCACGACTAGACTCCAAGGACGTTGAGCGCGTTTTGAAAGCAAGCGGTGTTGAAGACATTAGTGTGGAAAAGGTTGAATCAGCTTTCCAAAAAGTGATTGATGATGATAAATATGAAATTAAAGCTAGCAGTGTGGTGCCTAAATACAACTCAAAGTCTATTAAGATTGACACAAAGGTAGCTAAAATTTCAATTAGTCCACAAGATTTAAGGTATGTGAAACAAGTGCAGCTTAGCGGTAAACGTTACCTTATGATTGAAGTGGAAGAAGATACGGTGATTGAAGGGTTTACGATGATTCCGGAGGCTTTTGGGGAGAAGGTTGAGAAATAG
- the arr gene encoding NAD(+)--rifampin ADP-ribosyltransferase, whose product MNDKKDFLDKGPFYHGTKAELAIGDLLEPHHLSNYQDKKSNYIYFTATLDAAKWGAELVTSTSKERIYIVERLGEFENDPNLTDKKFPENPTRSYRSMSPLKIIAEIGSWERHSDEQIDHMLTSLKKLREQGKDLILD is encoded by the coding sequence ATGAACGATAAAAAAGATTTCCTAGATAAAGGTCCATTCTATCACGGTACGAAAGCGGAACTTGCAATTGGAGATCTTTTAGAACCACATCACTTATCTAATTACCAAGACAAAAAATCAAACTATATCTATTTCACGGCAACATTAGATGCGGCTAAATGGGGTGCTGAATTAGTAACTTCAACATCAAAAGAAAGAATATACATTGTAGAGCGATTAGGTGAATTTGAAAATGATCCGAACTTGACTGACAAAAAATTCCCTGAAAACCCAACTCGCTCTTATCGGTCTATGTCCCCTTTGAAAATAATAGCTGAAATAGGCTCATGGGAGAGACATTCGGATGAGCAAATAGATCATATGCTTACATCATTGAAAAAATTACGTGAACAAGGTAAAGATTTAATATTGGATTAA